A single region of the Musa acuminata AAA Group cultivar baxijiao chromosome BXJ1-11, Cavendish_Baxijiao_AAA, whole genome shotgun sequence genome encodes:
- the LOC135597672 gene encoding putative ABC transporter C family member 15 isoform X3, whose product MLHEDMIHVPNFHSLQSWKGWQDISVLCFSKNVFAFLNLIFISCFLVQLLWKILHKSCEKESRTIAEEMQNCTTDEHKLDHILLGSTYQAAKVCCSLILAINLFRLVFFLLEGSGGNCKYIVSVVAETTQLISWIFLVAVIVNLPQARSVKLSWIIRTWFICSFLQSAICTALDIRSTLLAKSFLGVEQYTEIISLFPCMLLLVVSVRGTTGISSDANSLNEPLLQVQTSKEKHAENKRSSFYRSASLIQLVTFSWLNPLFTTGKMKPLEQNDVPDIDKNDYAEFLSHSFNCCLNNVKERYGLRTSSIYRAIFMFIWKKAVINASFAVAAAGASYVGPSLIDNFVKFLGGDRKHGLKSGYVLALAFLGAKVVETVCQRQWIFGARQLGMRLRAVLISHIYKKGLILSSQSRQSHTSGEIINYMSVDIQRITDLIWYSNIIWMLPVQIALAIYVLYKNLGVGALAGLAATTMIMACNIPLTRAQKRYQSRIMEAKDARMKATAEVLRNMKILKLQAWDLPYLRKLEDLRNTEHNWLWMSLRLQAISSFIFWGAPMFISVVTFGTCIIIGIPLTAGRVLSALATFRMLQEPIFTLPDLLSVLAQGKVSADRIAKYLQEDEMRADAVEIAPRNQAEVDVEIDRGTFSWNQDSGCPTLENIQLKVHRGMKVAVCGTVGSGKSSLLSCILGEIPKLGGRVKIRGSKAYVSQSPWILSGNIRENIVFGNPFHNEKYEKTIEVCALKKDFELFANGDLTEIGERGINMSGGQKQRIQLARAVYQDADIYLLDDPFSALDAHTGTQLFKDCLMGVLRDKTVLYVTHQVEFLPAADLILVMKDGKVAQAGLFDELLRQNIGFEVLVGAHSDALELILNAETSSKSSLAAEINILEASSNDSDAEKTLNTSFQNINKQESEHDICQDMADRGRLTQEEEREKGSISKDVYWSYLTAARGGALVPIIVIAQAFFQVLQVASNYWMAWASPPSTTTESTVGLKFLFLVYILLSVGCSLCVLIRATLLVKTGLLTSQIFFQKMLHSIVRAPMSFFDSTPAGRILNRASMDQSVLDLELAGKLGWCAFSIIQILGTIAVMSQVAWLVFAIFIPVTAICIWYQQYYIPTARELARLSEIQKAPILHHFGESLSGAVTIRAFGQKDRFSNTNLSLIDNHSRPWFHNISAVEWLSFRLNLLSNFVFAFSLIVLVNLPEGFLNPSIAGLGVTYGLNLNSQLATIIWNICNAENKMISVERIMQYSRIPGEAPILIEGRRPPTNWPHFGTICFRNLEVRYAEHLPSVLKNITCIVPGRKKVGVVGRTGSGKSTLIQALFRIVEPREGTIEIDDVDICKIGLHDLRSRLSIIPQDPIMFEGTVRGNLDPLEEYSDSRIWEVLDKCQLGDLIRQSSKKLDSTGGASYSY is encoded by the exons ATGCTTCATGAAGACATGATTCATGTACCAA ATTTCCATTCACTTCAATCTTGGAAaggatggcaagatatcagcgtcctctgtttctcgaagaatgtTTTTGCATTTCTCAATCTCATCTTTATCAGTTGCTTCTTGGTTCAACTCCTATGGAAAATATTACACAAATCATGTGAAAAAGAAAGCAGGACTATTGCGGAAGAGATGCAAAATTGCACTACTGATGAGCATAAGCTTGATCATATACTCTTGGGATCGACATACCAAGCTGCTAAAGTTTGTTGCTCCCTGATATTGGCCATCAACCTGTTCAGACTTGTTTTCTTTCTGCTAGAAGGAAGCGGAGGCAATTGCAAGTACATCGTATCAGTTGTAGCTGAGACAACACAGTTGATATCATGGATATTTCTGGTTGCTGTCATAGTTAATCTCCCACAAGCTAGATCTGTAAAACTTTCTTGGATAATAAGAACATGGTTCATATGCAGCTTCCTGCAATCAGCTATCTGTACTGCTCTTGATATACGCTCCACACTTCTAGCAAAGTCATTCTTAGGAGTAGAACAATATACAGAGATAATAAGTCTCTTTCCTTGCATGCTACTCTTAGTTGTCTCAGTCAGAGGTACAACAGGGATCAGCAGCGATGCCAATAGCCTTAACGAACCATTATTGCAAGTGCAAACATCAAAGGAGAAGCATGCTGAGAACAAGAGGAGCTCCTTTTACAGGAGTGCAAGTCTTATACAACTTGTGACCTTCTCATGGCTTAACCCACTTTTCACTACCGGAAAGATGAAACCACTAGAGCAGAATGACGTACCAGACATTGATAAAAATGATTATGCTGAGTTCTTGTCTCACTCATTCAACTGTTGCCTGAATAACGTCAAAGAAAGATACGGCTTGAGAACTTCATCAATCTACAGAGCAATCTTCATGTTCATCTGGAAGAAGGCTGTGATTAATGCAAGCTTTGCAGTTGCAGCTGCAGGGGCCTCTTATGTTGGACCTTCACTGATTGACAACTTTGTTAAGTTCTTAGGAGGAGACAGGAAGCATGGATTGAAGAGTGGATACGTACTTGCACTTGCATTTCTCGGTGCCAAAGTTGTAGAGACTGTGTGTCAGAGACAATGGATTTTTGGAGCTCGACAGCTTGGAATGCGCTTAAGAGCTGTTCTAATATCTCATATATACAAAAAGGGCCTCATTTTATCAAGTCAGTCTCGGCAGAGCCATACGAGTGGGGAGATTATCAACTACATGAGTGTGGATATCCAAAGGATTACCGACCTGATATGGTATTCAAACATAATTTGGATGCTTCCCGTCCAGATTGCACTAGCAATATATGTTCTTTATAAAAATCTTGGAGTTGGAGCTTTGGCTGGATTAGCAGCAACAACAATGATAATGGCATGCAATATTCCCTTAACTAGAGCACAAAAAAGATATCAGAGCAGAATCATGGAAGCTAAAGATGCGCGAATGAAAGCAACTGCAGAAGTCCTGCGAAACATGAAAATCTTAAAACTTCAAGCCTGGGATCTGCCATACCTTCGCAAGTTAGAAGACCTGAGAAACACTGAGCACAATTGGCTGTGGATGTCTTTAAGATTGCAAGCAATTTCATCTTTTATATTCTGGGGAGCACCGATGTTCATATCAGTGGTGACATTTGGAACGTGTATAATCATAGGAATCCCTCTAACTGCAGGAAGAGTTTTGTCTGCATTGGCAACATTCAGAATGCTGCAAGAACCAATCTTTACTCTACCCGATCTGCTTTCAGTACTTGCACAAGGAAAAGTTTCAGCTGACAGAATAGCAAAGTACCTCCAAGAAGACGAAATGAGAGCTGATGCGGTTGAAATTGCTCCCAGAAATCAAGCAGAGGTTGATGTTGAGATTGATCGTGGGACATTTAGCTGGAACCAAGACTCAGGATGCCCCACACTTGAAAATATACAGCTGAAGGTGCATAGGGGAATGAAGGTGGCTGTTTGTGGTACTGTTGGTTCGGGAAAGTCTAGTTTACTCTCATGCATCCTTGGAGAAATACCAAAGCTTGGAGGGAGAGTAAAAATTAGGGGCAGCAAAGCATATGTTTCACAATCCCCATGGATACTGTCAGGAAATATTAGAGAAAATATTGTCTTTGGAAATCCTTTTCACAATGAAAAGTATGAAAAGACAATTGAGGTTTGTGCTCTGAAGAAGGATTTTGAGCTCTTTGCTAATGGGGACCTGACAGAGATTGGAGAAAGAGGTATAAATATGAGCGGAGGGCAGAAGCAAAGGATCCAGCTAGCTAGAGCAGTCTATCAGGATGCTGATATATACCTTCTTGATGACCCTTTCAGCGCTTTGGATGCTCATACAGGCACTCAACTGTTCAAG GATTGTTTAATGGGTGTTCTCAGAGACAAGACTGTACTCTACGTTACACATCAAGTTGAATTTCTTCCAGCAGCAGATCTTATCCTG GTAATGAAGGATGGTAAAGTTGCCCAGGCTGGATTGTTTGATGAACTTCTAAGACAAAACATCGGATTTGAGGTGTTAGTTGGAGCTCACAGTGATGCTCTTGAATTGATACTCAATGCAGAAACCTCAAGCAAATCATCACTAGCTGCAGAGATAAATATACTAGAGGCATCAAGCAACGATTCTGATGCAGAAAAAACATTAAATACTTCATTCCAAAACATCAATAAGCAAGAGTCTGAACATGATATTTGTCAAGATATGGCTGATAGAGGGAGGCTAACacaagaagaggagagagagaaaggaagcaTTTCGAAAGATGTTTATTGGTCATACCTGACTGCAGCACGAGGAGGTGCCTTGGTTCCCATAATAGTCATAGCACAAGCATTTTTCCAGGTACTGCAAGTAGCAAGCAACTATTGGATGGCATGGGCTTCTCCTCCATCTACAACTACAGAGTCTACAGTGGGACTCAAGTTTCTCTTCTTAGTGTATATACTTCTTTCAGTTGGATGTTCACTGTGTGTGTTGATCCGAGCAACTCTGCTTGTAAAAACGGGCCTTTTGACATCTCAAATTTTTTTCCAAAAGATGCTCCACTCTATCGTTCGTGCCCCAATGTCCTTCTTTGACTCAACGCCAGCTGGGAGGATTTTAAACAGG GCTTCTATGGAtcaaagtgtgcttgacttagaattaGCTGGGAAATTAGGTTGGTGCGCATTCTCAATTATACAGATTCTGGGGACTATTGCAGTCATGTCGCAGGTTGCTTGGCTAGTTTTCGCAATATTCATTCCAGTGACAGCAATCTGTATATGGTATCAA CAATACTACATACCCACTGCAAGAGAGTTGGCTCGGTTGTCAGAAATCCAGAAAGCTCCGATCCTTCATCATTTTGGAGAATCACTCTCTGGTGCTGTAACTATTCGAGCATTTGGGCAGAAAGACCGTTTCAGCAATACAAACCTCAGTCTCATAGATAATCACTCAAGGCCATGGTTCCATAATATTTCTGCAGTGGAATGGCTCTCATTCAGATTGAATTTGTTATCCAACTTTGTGTTTGCTTTCTCATTGATTGTGCTTGTGAACCTGCCAGAAGGATTTCTTAATCCAA GCATTGCAGGACTTGGTGTGACATATGGATTAAATCTCAATTCACAGCTAGCAACTATCATCTGGAATATATGCAatgcagaaaataaaatgatCTCAGTTGAGAGAATTATGCAGTACTCAAGGATTCCGGGTGAAGCTCCTATACTCATAGAAGGCCGCCGACCACCAACCAATTGGCCACATTTTGGAACTATATGCTTCAGGAACTTAGAG GTCAGATATGCTGAACATTTGCCATCTGTCTtaaaaaacataacatgtatagTTCCAGGAAGAAAAAAGGTTGGTGTTGTAGGACGAACTGGCAGTGGCAAATCAACTTTGATACAAGCTCTTTTCCGTATCGTTGAACCAAGAGAAGGGACCATTGAAATTGATGATGTCGACATCTGCAAGATAGGCCTCCATGATTTGCGCTCCAGACTCAGCATCATACCACAAGACCCAATAATGTTCGAGGGAACAGTGAGGGGAAACCTTGATCCATTGGAGGAATACTCAGATAGCAGGATATGGGAG GTTCTAGACAAGTGTCAGCTCGGTGATTTGATACGCCAAAGCAGCAAGAAGCTGGATTCAACTG GGGGGGCTTCATACAGTTATTGA
- the LOC135597672 gene encoding putative ABC transporter C family member 15 isoform X1: MLHEDMIHVPNFHSLQSWKGWQDISVLCFSKNVFAFLNLIFISCFLVQLLWKILHKSCEKESRTIAEEMQNCTTDEHKLDHILLGSTYQAAKVCCSLILAINLFRLVFFLLEGSGGNCKYIVSVVAETTQLISWIFLVAVIVNLPQARSVKLSWIIRTWFICSFLQSAICTALDIRSTLLAKSFLGVEQYTEIISLFPCMLLLVVSVRGTTGISSDANSLNEPLLQVQTSKEKHAENKRSSFYRSASLIQLVTFSWLNPLFTTGKMKPLEQNDVPDIDKNDYAEFLSHSFNCCLNNVKERYGLRTSSIYRAIFMFIWKKAVINASFAVAAAGASYVGPSLIDNFVKFLGGDRKHGLKSGYVLALAFLGAKVVETVCQRQWIFGARQLGMRLRAVLISHIYKKGLILSSQSRQSHTSGEIINYMSVDIQRITDLIWYSNIIWMLPVQIALAIYVLYKNLGVGALAGLAATTMIMACNIPLTRAQKRYQSRIMEAKDARMKATAEVLRNMKILKLQAWDLPYLRKLEDLRNTEHNWLWMSLRLQAISSFIFWGAPMFISVVTFGTCIIIGIPLTAGRVLSALATFRMLQEPIFTLPDLLSVLAQGKVSADRIAKYLQEDEMRADAVEIAPRNQAEVDVEIDRGTFSWNQDSGCPTLENIQLKVHRGMKVAVCGTVGSGKSSLLSCILGEIPKLGGRVKIRGSKAYVSQSPWILSGNIRENIVFGNPFHNEKYEKTIEVCALKKDFELFANGDLTEIGERGINMSGGQKQRIQLARAVYQDADIYLLDDPFSALDAHTGTQLFKDCLMGVLRDKTVLYVTHQVEFLPAADLILVMKDGKVAQAGLFDELLRQNIGFEVLVGAHSDALELILNAETSSKSSLAAEINILEASSNDSDAEKTLNTSFQNINKQESEHDICQDMADRGRLTQEEEREKGSISKDVYWSYLTAARGGALVPIIVIAQAFFQVLQVASNYWMAWASPPSTTTESTVGLKFLFLVYILLSVGCSLCVLIRATLLVKTGLLTSQIFFQKMLHSIVRAPMSFFDSTPAGRILNRASMDQSVLDLELAGKLGWCAFSIIQILGTIAVMSQVAWLVFAIFIPVTAICIWYQQYYIPTARELARLSEIQKAPILHHFGESLSGAVTIRAFGQKDRFSNTNLSLIDNHSRPWFHNISAVEWLSFRLNLLSNFVFAFSLIVLVNLPEGFLNPSIAGLGVTYGLNLNSQLATIIWNICNAENKMISVERIMQYSRIPGEAPILIEGRRPPTNWPHFGTICFRNLEVRYAEHLPSVLKNITCIVPGRKKVGVVGRTGSGKSTLIQALFRIVEPREGTIEIDDVDICKIGLHDLRSRLSIIPQDPIMFEGTVRGNLDPLEEYSDSRIWEVLDKCQLGDLIRQSSKKLDSTVIENGENWSVGQRQLFCLGRALLKRSNILVLDEATASVDTATDGIIQETLREEFKDCTILTIAHRIHTVVDSDLILVLSEGKILEYDKPSTLLEREDSSFSKLIKEYSMRSQSFNNATQCK, encoded by the exons ATGCTTCATGAAGACATGATTCATGTACCAA ATTTCCATTCACTTCAATCTTGGAAaggatggcaagatatcagcgtcctctgtttctcgaagaatgtTTTTGCATTTCTCAATCTCATCTTTATCAGTTGCTTCTTGGTTCAACTCCTATGGAAAATATTACACAAATCATGTGAAAAAGAAAGCAGGACTATTGCGGAAGAGATGCAAAATTGCACTACTGATGAGCATAAGCTTGATCATATACTCTTGGGATCGACATACCAAGCTGCTAAAGTTTGTTGCTCCCTGATATTGGCCATCAACCTGTTCAGACTTGTTTTCTTTCTGCTAGAAGGAAGCGGAGGCAATTGCAAGTACATCGTATCAGTTGTAGCTGAGACAACACAGTTGATATCATGGATATTTCTGGTTGCTGTCATAGTTAATCTCCCACAAGCTAGATCTGTAAAACTTTCTTGGATAATAAGAACATGGTTCATATGCAGCTTCCTGCAATCAGCTATCTGTACTGCTCTTGATATACGCTCCACACTTCTAGCAAAGTCATTCTTAGGAGTAGAACAATATACAGAGATAATAAGTCTCTTTCCTTGCATGCTACTCTTAGTTGTCTCAGTCAGAGGTACAACAGGGATCAGCAGCGATGCCAATAGCCTTAACGAACCATTATTGCAAGTGCAAACATCAAAGGAGAAGCATGCTGAGAACAAGAGGAGCTCCTTTTACAGGAGTGCAAGTCTTATACAACTTGTGACCTTCTCATGGCTTAACCCACTTTTCACTACCGGAAAGATGAAACCACTAGAGCAGAATGACGTACCAGACATTGATAAAAATGATTATGCTGAGTTCTTGTCTCACTCATTCAACTGTTGCCTGAATAACGTCAAAGAAAGATACGGCTTGAGAACTTCATCAATCTACAGAGCAATCTTCATGTTCATCTGGAAGAAGGCTGTGATTAATGCAAGCTTTGCAGTTGCAGCTGCAGGGGCCTCTTATGTTGGACCTTCACTGATTGACAACTTTGTTAAGTTCTTAGGAGGAGACAGGAAGCATGGATTGAAGAGTGGATACGTACTTGCACTTGCATTTCTCGGTGCCAAAGTTGTAGAGACTGTGTGTCAGAGACAATGGATTTTTGGAGCTCGACAGCTTGGAATGCGCTTAAGAGCTGTTCTAATATCTCATATATACAAAAAGGGCCTCATTTTATCAAGTCAGTCTCGGCAGAGCCATACGAGTGGGGAGATTATCAACTACATGAGTGTGGATATCCAAAGGATTACCGACCTGATATGGTATTCAAACATAATTTGGATGCTTCCCGTCCAGATTGCACTAGCAATATATGTTCTTTATAAAAATCTTGGAGTTGGAGCTTTGGCTGGATTAGCAGCAACAACAATGATAATGGCATGCAATATTCCCTTAACTAGAGCACAAAAAAGATATCAGAGCAGAATCATGGAAGCTAAAGATGCGCGAATGAAAGCAACTGCAGAAGTCCTGCGAAACATGAAAATCTTAAAACTTCAAGCCTGGGATCTGCCATACCTTCGCAAGTTAGAAGACCTGAGAAACACTGAGCACAATTGGCTGTGGATGTCTTTAAGATTGCAAGCAATTTCATCTTTTATATTCTGGGGAGCACCGATGTTCATATCAGTGGTGACATTTGGAACGTGTATAATCATAGGAATCCCTCTAACTGCAGGAAGAGTTTTGTCTGCATTGGCAACATTCAGAATGCTGCAAGAACCAATCTTTACTCTACCCGATCTGCTTTCAGTACTTGCACAAGGAAAAGTTTCAGCTGACAGAATAGCAAAGTACCTCCAAGAAGACGAAATGAGAGCTGATGCGGTTGAAATTGCTCCCAGAAATCAAGCAGAGGTTGATGTTGAGATTGATCGTGGGACATTTAGCTGGAACCAAGACTCAGGATGCCCCACACTTGAAAATATACAGCTGAAGGTGCATAGGGGAATGAAGGTGGCTGTTTGTGGTACTGTTGGTTCGGGAAAGTCTAGTTTACTCTCATGCATCCTTGGAGAAATACCAAAGCTTGGAGGGAGAGTAAAAATTAGGGGCAGCAAAGCATATGTTTCACAATCCCCATGGATACTGTCAGGAAATATTAGAGAAAATATTGTCTTTGGAAATCCTTTTCACAATGAAAAGTATGAAAAGACAATTGAGGTTTGTGCTCTGAAGAAGGATTTTGAGCTCTTTGCTAATGGGGACCTGACAGAGATTGGAGAAAGAGGTATAAATATGAGCGGAGGGCAGAAGCAAAGGATCCAGCTAGCTAGAGCAGTCTATCAGGATGCTGATATATACCTTCTTGATGACCCTTTCAGCGCTTTGGATGCTCATACAGGCACTCAACTGTTCAAG GATTGTTTAATGGGTGTTCTCAGAGACAAGACTGTACTCTACGTTACACATCAAGTTGAATTTCTTCCAGCAGCAGATCTTATCCTG GTAATGAAGGATGGTAAAGTTGCCCAGGCTGGATTGTTTGATGAACTTCTAAGACAAAACATCGGATTTGAGGTGTTAGTTGGAGCTCACAGTGATGCTCTTGAATTGATACTCAATGCAGAAACCTCAAGCAAATCATCACTAGCTGCAGAGATAAATATACTAGAGGCATCAAGCAACGATTCTGATGCAGAAAAAACATTAAATACTTCATTCCAAAACATCAATAAGCAAGAGTCTGAACATGATATTTGTCAAGATATGGCTGATAGAGGGAGGCTAACacaagaagaggagagagagaaaggaagcaTTTCGAAAGATGTTTATTGGTCATACCTGACTGCAGCACGAGGAGGTGCCTTGGTTCCCATAATAGTCATAGCACAAGCATTTTTCCAGGTACTGCAAGTAGCAAGCAACTATTGGATGGCATGGGCTTCTCCTCCATCTACAACTACAGAGTCTACAGTGGGACTCAAGTTTCTCTTCTTAGTGTATATACTTCTTTCAGTTGGATGTTCACTGTGTGTGTTGATCCGAGCAACTCTGCTTGTAAAAACGGGCCTTTTGACATCTCAAATTTTTTTCCAAAAGATGCTCCACTCTATCGTTCGTGCCCCAATGTCCTTCTTTGACTCAACGCCAGCTGGGAGGATTTTAAACAGG GCTTCTATGGAtcaaagtgtgcttgacttagaattaGCTGGGAAATTAGGTTGGTGCGCATTCTCAATTATACAGATTCTGGGGACTATTGCAGTCATGTCGCAGGTTGCTTGGCTAGTTTTCGCAATATTCATTCCAGTGACAGCAATCTGTATATGGTATCAA CAATACTACATACCCACTGCAAGAGAGTTGGCTCGGTTGTCAGAAATCCAGAAAGCTCCGATCCTTCATCATTTTGGAGAATCACTCTCTGGTGCTGTAACTATTCGAGCATTTGGGCAGAAAGACCGTTTCAGCAATACAAACCTCAGTCTCATAGATAATCACTCAAGGCCATGGTTCCATAATATTTCTGCAGTGGAATGGCTCTCATTCAGATTGAATTTGTTATCCAACTTTGTGTTTGCTTTCTCATTGATTGTGCTTGTGAACCTGCCAGAAGGATTTCTTAATCCAA GCATTGCAGGACTTGGTGTGACATATGGATTAAATCTCAATTCACAGCTAGCAACTATCATCTGGAATATATGCAatgcagaaaataaaatgatCTCAGTTGAGAGAATTATGCAGTACTCAAGGATTCCGGGTGAAGCTCCTATACTCATAGAAGGCCGCCGACCACCAACCAATTGGCCACATTTTGGAACTATATGCTTCAGGAACTTAGAG GTCAGATATGCTGAACATTTGCCATCTGTCTtaaaaaacataacatgtatagTTCCAGGAAGAAAAAAGGTTGGTGTTGTAGGACGAACTGGCAGTGGCAAATCAACTTTGATACAAGCTCTTTTCCGTATCGTTGAACCAAGAGAAGGGACCATTGAAATTGATGATGTCGACATCTGCAAGATAGGCCTCCATGATTTGCGCTCCAGACTCAGCATCATACCACAAGACCCAATAATGTTCGAGGGAACAGTGAGGGGAAACCTTGATCCATTGGAGGAATACTCAGATAGCAGGATATGGGAG GTTCTAGACAAGTGTCAGCTCGGTGATTTGATACGCCAAAGCAGCAAGAAGCTGGATTCAACTG TTATTGAAAATGGCGAAAACTGGAGTGTCGGACAGAGGCAGCTATTCTGTCTAGGAAGAGCGCTGTTGAAGCGAAGCAACATTCTTGTTCTGGACGAAGCAACAGCCTCAGTTGATACCGCTACGGATGGAATAATCCAAGAAACACTACGTGAGGAATTCAAGGACTGCACTATCCTTACCATAGCTCACAGGATTCACACAGTCGTAGATAGCGATCTCATTCTGGTCCTTAGCGAAG GAAAGATACTTGAATATGACAAACCATCCACGTTATTGGAAAGAGAAGATTCATCATTTTCTAAGCTTATAAAGGAGTATTCAATGAGATCACAGAGCTTTAACAATGCAACACAGTGCAA GTAG